From a single Clostridium isatidis genomic region:
- a CDS encoding J domain-containing protein: MNPYHILGVSPNSSKEEIIEAYKNIVEKYNSIQPQDIEEQNLVEDAIEQANLAYDTLINGNIYREIRSLIDNDNIALAESKLNILDLKESAEWNYLKGFVFLKKGWFDVGIQHIITAKEIEPENEEYTKTVETLKLRAKDIVNFYKQQQMQNNRNINNMGNINNLNPCGNNSNMMGGGMC, encoded by the coding sequence ATGAACCCTTATCATATACTTGGTGTAAGTCCGAATTCTTCTAAGGAAGAAATTATTGAAGCATATAAAAACATAGTTGAAAAATATAATTCTATTCAACCACAAGATATTGAAGAGCAAAACTTAGTCGAAGACGCTATTGAACAAGCAAATTTAGCTTATGATACTTTAATTAATGGAAACATCTATAGAGAAATACGATCTCTTATCGATAATGACAATATTGCTTTAGCTGAAAGCAAATTAAATATATTAGATTTAAAAGAATCTGCAGAGTGGAATTATCTTAAGGGGTTCGTTTTTCTAAAAAAAGGCTGGTTTGATGTCGGGATCCAACATATAATTACTGCAAAGGAAATAGAGCCAGAAAATGAAGAATATACAAAAACTGTAGAAACATTAAAATTGAGAGCCAAGGATATAGTTAACTTCTATAAACAACAGCAAATGCAAAATAATAGAAACATTAATAATATGGGTAATATTAACAATTTGAATCCTTGTGGAAATAATTCAAATATGATGGGAGGAGGGATGTGTTAA
- a CDS encoding threonine/serine exporter family protein: MILEIISAFIASFAFGIIFNIKGKNLFFASCCGALGWFVYKISLKLGATDTSSMFLASIALSAYSEIFARILKTPVTTFVVAALIPLVPGGGMYYTMYEAITGNIITSLEIGIKTLASAGVLAIGIILVSTITKAIVKYKKYYRV; the protein is encoded by the coding sequence ATGATTTTAGAGATAATATCAGCCTTTATAGCATCTTTTGCTTTTGGGATTATATTTAATATTAAAGGCAAAAATTTATTCTTTGCATCCTGTTGTGGCGCTTTAGGATGGTTTGTTTATAAAATATCTTTAAAATTAGGAGCTACAGATACTAGTTCTATGTTTTTAGCTTCTATAGCTTTAAGTGCATATTCTGAGATTTTTGCTAGAATTTTAAAGACACCTGTTACTACTTTTGTTGTAGCTGCATTAATACCATTGGTTCCTGGAGGCGGAATGTATTATACAATGTATGAAGCTATTACTGGAAATATCATTACTTCATTGGAAATAGGGATTAAAACTTTAGCCTCAGCAGGAGTTTTGGCAATAGGAATAATATTAGTTTCAACAATTACAAAGGCAATAGTAAAGTATAAAAAATACTATAGGGTATAA
- a CDS encoding UDP-N-acetylglucosamine pyrophosphorylase, with amino-acid sequence MKYDLNIYKLGEFLYKVTERYKTDILVKIKLTGGFMTMTGKVELIDRPKDIKVLKGNNIITLKVSYDNLEGSLIKITGVNNKNFNVDLSLTKYKQIGGSSLVLNKTRENKNECKIRIDEDILFTVREAKLEDLERIIKEI; translated from the coding sequence ATGAAGTATGATTTAAATATTTATAAATTAGGGGAATTTTTATATAAGGTTACAGAAAGATATAAGACAGATATTCTTGTTAAAATTAAATTAACTGGTGGATTTATGACTATGACAGGAAAGGTAGAACTAATAGATAGACCCAAGGACATAAAAGTATTAAAAGGAAATAATATAATAACTTTAAAAGTTAGTTATGATAATTTAGAAGGAAGTTTAATAAAAATTACAGGGGTTAATAATAAAAATTTTAATGTAGATTTGTCATTAACAAAGTATAAACAAATAGGAGGCAGTAGCTTGGTTTTAAATAAAACTAGAGAAAATAAGAATGAATGTAAAATTAGAATTGATGAGGATATTCTTTTTACGGTAAGAGAAGCAAAATTAGAAGATTTAGAAAGAATTATTAAAGAAATATAA
- a CDS encoding 3'-5' exonuclease, translating into MNFNKEQEYIISELNHNILLLASAGTGKTNTLSKRISKIIEHNKAKPSEILCITFTNKACKEMKERIEKDIEKNASDITIKTFHGFCFDIIKSYGKDKTDIFNDFMVFDEEDCKEIIKMCNFYDYPVNKLQQFIELVKMESSKLNISINGEIENYKVIIESIFNYKYDKINYICSDRSIINVKMKEDLKAKGAYLLKLYDFLLKDNHGLDFSDLTIKAREIFKDNKIVGDLKNKFKFINIDEVQDTSLLEYEIIEKLFDGNNILLCGDIFQTIYSWRGSEPKKIIEEYKKKYYPKEIIFTKNYRSTRNITNGSLSFLKNAYEDDYNKVYKKEILSQTKEEGEKIRVIRCENIRDEARYVFDEIKRISQKGDISSTAILSRDNKYNIQISNELRNICKYENNNFEFLLIDQFKFFRRQEIKDIIAFLKLIINRYDNVSLRRILKRLPTGIGDRKLEVIESNEYRKIGISLSDFIDNRIIEYGEKYGMLIEEFDKGNIVVFDVESTGVNVTSDEIIQIAAIKINNKGEVIEKFEKFLKNNKSVANSMKVHGFSDEFLENNGEDKRKVLIEFIEFSKDAIIVGHNVQYDLNILKSELSRNDLPQTKYKSYYDTLDIYRRFYPNIKNHKLETLSNIFQTKNKPSHDAMDDILATKDLLIYAIENKIRPLSMERIEKMNKYIKDFNYIFTALNNLFEKAKDKRPYEIVADIINDFNIKTLYSGSKEEWEKGAEKIERLRDFYRLLKEIDDKNKSSRDSLIEVLTITSLSNGEVENMIIKKTNRPRIPIITVHQSKGLEFDNVFIVGLNEYTFPSYMAVKNNSLEEEKRAFYVAITRAKRKLYLLSHKYGLNNRKFTESSFISFIDDMYKERIENN; encoded by the coding sequence ATGAATTTTAATAAAGAACAAGAATATATAATAAGTGAATTAAATCATAATATACTATTGCTGGCATCAGCAGGAACAGGAAAAACTAATACATTATCTAAAAGAATATCCAAAATAATTGAACATAATAAAGCAAAACCCTCAGAAATATTATGTATAACTTTTACAAATAAAGCTTGTAAGGAAATGAAAGAAAGAATAGAAAAGGATATTGAAAAAAATGCATCAGACATAACTATAAAAACTTTTCACGGTTTTTGTTTTGATATAATTAAAAGCTATGGAAAAGATAAAACGGATATTTTTAATGATTTTATGGTTTTTGATGAAGAAGACTGTAAAGAAATAATTAAGATGTGCAATTTTTATGATTATCCAGTAAATAAACTTCAGCAATTTATAGAACTTGTAAAAATGGAAAGCAGTAAATTAAATATTAGTATAAATGGAGAGATTGAAAATTATAAAGTTATTATTGAGAGTATTTTTAACTATAAATATGATAAAATTAATTACATTTGTAGTGATAGAAGTATAATAAATGTAAAAATGAAGGAAGATTTAAAAGCAAAGGGAGCTTATTTGCTGAAGCTTTATGATTTTTTATTAAAAGATAATCATGGTTTAGATTTTTCAGATTTAACAATAAAAGCAAGAGAAATATTTAAAGACAATAAAATAGTAGGGGATTTAAAAAATAAATTTAAATTTATAAATATTGATGAGGTCCAAGATACCAGTTTATTAGAGTATGAGATAATTGAAAAATTGTTTGATGGAAATAATATTCTGCTTTGTGGAGATATATTTCAAACTATTTATAGTTGGAGAGGTTCGGAGCCTAAAAAAATTATAGAAGAATATAAAAAGAAATATTATCCTAAGGAAATTATATTTACAAAAAACTATAGATCAACTAGGAATATAACTAATGGCTCCCTAAGTTTTTTAAAAAATGCTTATGAGGATGATTATAATAAAGTTTATAAGAAAGAGATTTTATCACAAACAAAAGAAGAGGGAGAAAAAATTAGAGTTATAAGATGTGAAAATATAAGAGATGAAGCAAGATATGTTTTTGATGAAATAAAAAGAATATCTCAAAAAGGAGATATTTCTAGTACGGCTATATTAAGCAGAGATAATAAATATAATATTCAAATAAGCAATGAACTTCGAAATATTTGTAAATATGAAAACAATAATTTTGAGTTTCTCTTAATTGATCAGTTTAAGTTCTTTAGGAGGCAGGAAATAAAAGATATAATAGCTTTCTTAAAACTAATAATAAATAGATATGATAATGTTAGCTTAAGAAGAATTTTAAAGAGGCTTCCTACAGGAATAGGAGATAGAAAACTGGAAGTGATAGAAAGTAATGAGTATAGGAAGATAGGAATATCTTTATCAGATTTTATTGATAACAGAATTATTGAATATGGCGAAAAATATGGAATGCTTATAGAGGAATTTGATAAGGGAAATATAGTAGTTTTTGACGTGGAAAGTACTGGAGTAAATGTAACTTCTGACGAAATAATTCAAATTGCTGCAATAAAAATAAATAATAAGGGTGAAGTTATTGAAAAGTTTGAAAAGTTCTTAAAAAATAATAAGTCTGTAGCAAATTCAATGAAGGTACATGGATTTAGCGATGAATTTTTAGAAAATAATGGTGAGGATAAAAGAAAAGTTTTAATAGAATTTATTGAATTCTCAAAAGATGCTATTATAGTTGGACATAATGTCCAATATGATTTAAATATTTTAAAAAGTGAGTTAAGCAGAAATGATTTACCACAAACTAAATATAAAAGCTATTATGATACTTTAGATATTTATAGAAGATTTTATCCAAATATCAAAAATCATAAATTAGAAACCTTAAGCAACATTTTTCAAACTAAAAATAAACCTAGTCATGATGCAATGGATGATATTTTGGCAACTAAAGATCTTTTAATTTATGCTATAGAGAATAAAATAAGACCCTTATCTATGGAAAGAATAGAAAAAATGAATAAATATATTAAAGATTTTAATTATATATTTACTGCATTAAATAATTTATTTGAAAAAGCAAAAGATAAGAGGCCATATGAAATAGTTGCAGATATAATTAATGATTTTAATATTAAAACTTTATATTCTGGCAGCAAGGAAGAATGGGAAAAAGGGGCTGAAAAAATTGAAAGACTAAGAGATTTTTATAGACTCCTTAAAGAAATCGATGATAAAAATAAAAGTTCTAGAGATTCTTTAATAGAAGTATTAACTATAACTAGTCTTTCAAATGGAGAAGTGGAGAATATGATAATAAAGAAAACTAATAGACCAAGGATACCTATTATAACTGTTCATCAGTCTAAGGGGTTAGAATTTGATAATGTTTTTATTGTAGGACTTAATGAATATACTTTTCCTTCTTATATGGCAGTTAAAAATAACAGTCTAGAAGAGGAAAAAAGAGCTTTTTATGTGGCAATAACAAGAGCTAAACGCAAGCTTTATCTTTTGAGCCATAAATATGGTTTAAATAATAGAAAGTTTACGGAAAGTAGTTTTATTAGTTTTATTGATGATATGTATAAGGAAAGGATTGAAAACAATTAA
- a CDS encoding VanW family protein → MDNNTDTSKETGLINQKFLSLKTIVIALTIISAVLSYFIITNMNLVKSYSSKVYPGVYVLDRDLSNLSKEELHNELTTLVEKLLNKNIKVISEGKEFTISYSELEASIDFSNVENEIINFGKDFNFFKKLNLIKKPESKEFTLSLSYNEELLDNFIANISSNVDISPTNATIYISGNSISVSDEISGIKLNSEKLKEELSSKIKDLNAPEVIEITGTTDVVEAKIKAADLRTVNHKLSSYTTYFKAGPSGTNLQLAAANINNSVVMPGETFSTEKAIGPTTIENGFVEANTYVAGEVVPGVGGGVCQVASTLYNTILRAGIIPTERMNHMMKVTYVPIGLDATLADNLIDLKFQNDSDYPMVIHSYAYNGTLTIELWSNESVDDGIRYEAVSVPLSDLSADAYLHGYDANGNLVVNQYLNRSTYQPFN, encoded by the coding sequence ATGGATAATAATACAGACACATCAAAAGAAACAGGACTTATAAATCAAAAATTCTTATCTCTAAAAACTATAGTAATAGCTTTAACGATAATTAGTGCTGTTCTCAGTTACTTTATTATCACCAATATGAATTTAGTTAAAAGTTATTCTAGCAAAGTCTATCCAGGAGTTTATGTTCTAGATAGAGACTTATCTAATCTATCTAAAGAAGAGTTGCACAATGAACTTACTACTTTAGTAGAAAAACTATTAAATAAAAATATAAAAGTTATCTCTGAAGGAAAAGAATTTACTATTTCTTATTCAGAACTAGAAGCTTCAATTGATTTTTCAAATGTAGAAAATGAAATAATTAATTTTGGTAAAGATTTTAATTTTTTTAAGAAGTTAAATTTAATTAAGAAGCCTGAAAGTAAAGAATTTACTTTAAGCCTTTCATATAATGAAGAGTTATTAGATAATTTTATTGCTAATATATCTTCTAACGTAGATATAAGCCCTACAAATGCTACTATCTATATTTCTGGTAATTCGATAAGTGTTTCTGATGAAATTTCAGGAATCAAGTTAAATTCTGAAAAATTAAAAGAAGAACTTTCTTCTAAAATTAAGGATCTAAACGCTCCGGAGGTCATTGAAATTACAGGAACTACAGATGTAGTTGAAGCAAAAATAAAAGCTGCAGACTTACGTACTGTAAATCATAAATTATCCAGTTATACAACCTACTTTAAAGCAGGTCCAAGCGGGACAAACCTTCAATTAGCAGCTGCAAATATTAATAATTCAGTTGTTATGCCAGGTGAAACTTTTTCAACAGAAAAGGCTATCGGTCCTACAACAATTGAAAACGGCTTTGTTGAAGCTAATACCTATGTTGCTGGTGAAGTTGTCCCTGGCGTTGGCGGTGGAGTATGTCAAGTTGCATCAACCTTATATAATACGATATTAAGAGCTGGAATAATACCAACTGAAAGAATGAATCATATGATGAAAGTCACATATGTTCCAATTGGGTTAGATGCTACATTAGCAGATAATTTGATAGACTTAAAATTCCAAAATGATTCTGATTATCCTATGGTTATTCATTCCTATGCTTATAACGGTACTTTAACTATTGAACTTTGGTCAAACGAAAGCGTAGATGATGGAATAAGATATGAAGCTGTAAGCGTTCCATTAAGCGATTTAAGTGCCGATGCTTATTTACATGGTTATGATGCAAATGGAAATTTAGTTGTAAATCAATACTTAAATAGAAGCACTTATCAACCATTTAACTAA
- a CDS encoding radical SAM/SPASM domain-containing protein — MARFKKIYIETTNVCNLSCNFCPKTNRKSGFMTREEFEIIVNKIKGYTNYIYLHLMGEPFLNKNLEEFIKIAKRENLFINITTNGTLINLVKDIIFANGGIRQINISLHSFEANDNIIDFNKYFIDILDFIKEGNERTNTIFSLRLWNIDTEELKADNSLNSNILELIENKLDLDFKLKEALKEKNKIKLKERIYLNMAEKFSWPNSKLSLISEDVFCYGLRDQIGILVDGTVVPCCLDSEGTIKLGNIFEEDLESIIKSDRAKKIYDGFSRRKAVEELCKRCGYAKRNFK, encoded by the coding sequence ATGGCTAGATTTAAAAAAATATATATAGAAACAACAAATGTATGTAATTTAAGTTGTAATTTTTGTCCTAAAACAAATAGAAAATCAGGATTCATGACAAGAGAAGAGTTTGAAATTATAGTTAATAAAATAAAAGGTTATACTAATTATATTTACTTACATCTTATGGGAGAACCCTTTTTAAATAAGAATTTGGAAGAGTTTATTAAAATTGCAAAAAGAGAAAACCTATTTATAAATATAACTACTAATGGAACATTAATAAATTTAGTAAAGGATATTATTTTTGCTAATGGTGGGATAAGGCAGATAAATATTTCCCTTCATAGTTTTGAAGCAAACGATAATATTATAGATTTTAATAAATATTTTATAGATATATTAGATTTTATAAAGGAAGGAAATGAAAGAACCAATACGATATTTTCTTTAAGGCTTTGGAATATAGACACAGAGGAGTTAAAGGCTGATAATAGTTTAAACTCTAATATATTAGAGCTAATAGAAAATAAATTAGATTTAGATTTCAAATTAAAAGAAGCATTAAAAGAAAAAAACAAAATTAAACTTAAGGAAAGAATATATTTAAATATGGCGGAAAAATTTAGCTGGCCGAATTCAAAATTAAGTCTTATAAGTGAAGATGTTTTTTGCTATGGTTTAAGAGATCAAATTGGAATATTAGTTGATGGTACAGTAGTACCTTGCTGTTTAGATAGTGAAGGAACTATAAAACTTGGAAATATTTTTGAAGAAGATTTAGAAAGTATTATAAAATCAGATAGGGCTAAAAAAATTTATGATGGTTTTTCAAGACGAAAAGCTGTTGAAGAACTATGTAAAAGATGTGGATATGCAAAGCGTAATTTTAAATAG
- a CDS encoding threonine/serine exporter family protein: protein MNIDDILHLSTYAGKIMLENGAEAYRVEETMNKISEAFGIEKPDSYATPTAIISSASHKGETKSVVVRILKRSVNLEKIHRVNDLARNIKTNNYTVEEVKEKLKEINSESRYSNKITILFSAIGALSFTFLFGGSFKDAIAAFFIGLIVKFFDIEADKIGLNSFFSTIICSAISAFLAILSIKLNIAVDIDKVIIGSIMLLVPGLAITNAIRDTIAGDLISGIARAVEAFLIAVGVAAGTGVVLSFWINTFGGL from the coding sequence ATGAATATAGATGATATACTTCATTTATCAACTTATGCAGGGAAGATAATGCTTGAAAATGGAGCGGAAGCATATAGAGTTGAAGAAACTATGAATAAAATATCAGAGGCTTTTGGTATAGAAAAGCCAGATTCTTATGCAACTCCTACAGCTATAATTTCATCAGCATCCCATAAAGGAGAAACTAAATCTGTAGTTGTAAGAATATTAAAAAGGTCTGTAAATTTAGAAAAGATACATAGGGTTAATGATTTAGCAAGGAATATAAAAACTAATAATTACACTGTTGAAGAGGTAAAGGAAAAGCTTAAAGAAATAAATAGTGAATCAAGATATTCAAATAAAATTACTATATTATTTTCAGCTATAGGGGCCTTAAGTTTTACTTTTTTATTTGGCGGTTCCTTTAAAGATGCAATAGCAGCATTTTTTATAGGACTAATAGTGAAATTTTTTGATATTGAAGCAGATAAAATAGGACTTAATTCTTTTTTTTCAACAATAATATGCTCAGCAATATCAGCTTTTCTTGCAATTTTATCTATTAAACTTAATATTGCAGTAGATATTGATAAAGTTATTATCGGATCTATAATGCTATTGGTTCCAGGTCTTGCCATAACTAATGCAATTAGAGATACAATAGCAGGTGATTTAATTTCAGGTATTGCAAGGGCTGTAGAAGCATTTTTAATAGCAGTAGGTGTTGCGGCTGGTACTGGTGTAGTTTTAAGTTTTTGGATTAATACTTTTGGGGGATTATAA
- a CDS encoding NAD(P)/FAD-dependent oxidoreductase → MLKVIVIGAGPAGIMAALTAAKENEVVLVERNNEIGKKLKLTGGGRCNITNYRNINDFFEKIVTNNKFLYSALYSFTNEDLLNYFNNQNLEYKVEFENDYKVYTKNDKADDVIEVLKKDLNRKKVKILYNTKVQELIISDNTIKGIITDKNEKIYADKIIISTGGKSYPNTGSDGTMYNILEKYGHKINHQYPALVPLVVKEGFIKELQGISMKDVVIKTKIKNKRIQKEGDMIFTHFGISGPAVLKFSSYINKILDKQNVEIRLDFLKNISKEELAKIIRANKAKLAMYNLKGYLPVKFIELVGKRLSIEKIKAADLKREDEIKLIENIKEMKLTVEDTISIKGAMVTSGGVNVKEINSSTMESKIIRNLYFAGEIIDVDAETGGYNLQIAFSTGYLAGKLLNS, encoded by the coding sequence ATGTTAAAAGTTATTGTAATAGGTGCAGGGCCTGCAGGAATTATGGCAGCATTAACTGCAGCGAAGGAAAATGAGGTAGTATTAGTTGAAAGAAATAATGAAATAGGCAAAAAATTAAAACTAACTGGTGGTGGAAGATGCAATATTACTAACTATAGGAATATTAATGACTTTTTTGAAAAGATAGTTACTAATAATAAATTTCTTTATAGTGCTTTATATTCATTTACAAATGAAGATTTATTAAATTATTTTAATAATCAAAATTTAGAGTATAAGGTTGAGTTTGAAAATGATTATAAGGTATATACAAAAAATGATAAAGCTGATGATGTAATAGAAGTATTAAAAAAAGATTTAAATAGAAAAAAGGTTAAAATTCTTTATAATACAAAGGTGCAAGAGCTGATAATTTCTGATAATACAATTAAGGGAATTATAACTGATAAGAATGAAAAAATTTATGCTGATAAAATAATAATTTCAACAGGTGGAAAAAGTTATCCTAATACAGGTTCTGATGGTACTATGTATAATATTTTAGAAAAGTATGGACATAAAATTAATCATCAATATCCAGCTTTAGTACCATTAGTGGTAAAGGAAGGCTTTATAAAAGAACTTCAGGGGATATCCATGAAGGATGTAGTTATTAAAACAAAAATAAAAAATAAGAGAATTCAAAAAGAAGGAGATATGATATTTACTCATTTTGGAATATCTGGTCCCGCAGTTTTGAAATTTTCATCATATATAAATAAAATATTAGATAAGCAAAATGTAGAAATTAGATTAGATTTTTTGAAAAATATTTCAAAAGAGGAACTTGCCAAAATAATAAGAGCTAATAAAGCTAAATTGGCTATGTATAATTTAAAAGGGTATTTGCCAGTAAAGTTTATTGAATTAGTAGGAAAAAGATTATCCATAGAAAAAATAAAGGCTGCTGACTTAAAAAGGGAAGATGAAATTAAACTAATAGAAAATATTAAAGAAATGAAATTAACTGTTGAAGATACAATTAGCATTAAAGGGGCGATGGTCACAAGTGGAGGAGTAAATGTTAAAGAAATAAATTCCTCTACAATGGAATCAAAAATAATAAGGAATTTATATTTTGCGGGTGAGATTATAGATGTTGATGCAGAAACAGGAGGATATAATCTTCAAATAGCATTTTCTACAGGATATCTTGCAGGTAAACTTTTAAATAGTTAG
- a CDS encoding aromatic acid exporter family protein, translating into MKYLDNLAVKMSISAAIAFEIGNMLNVQFSAVAAVIAILSIQDTRKKSFNFAKKRILACTISILLSFIVYNTIGQNFITFGIFLIIFIPITSKLNVLEGMVPASVLSTHLLLADKINISWITNEFLITFIAIGVASIANLFMPSYEKKFNEDREYIEEGYKKILMKMSKSLITYTIDIDEGKLMEDIEKRLHSALENSYKIANNRFSKGSSYYVEYINMRITQFDIIKKLRSHFEKFYMSFEQTHMIAKLTKKVADQLHESNDCKELLEDVEILKKDFKIMALPKTREEFENRAQLLQFINDLEDLLKVKRNFVINNENKNSK; encoded by the coding sequence ATGAAATACTTAGATAATTTAGCAGTGAAAATGTCAATATCTGCAGCAATAGCTTTTGAAATAGGAAATATGTTAAATGTACAATTTTCTGCAGTTGCAGCTGTAATTGCTATATTAAGCATTCAAGATACAAGAAAAAAATCATTCAATTTTGCAAAGAAGAGAATACTTGCTTGTACAATATCAATTTTATTATCTTTTATTGTATATAATACAATTGGGCAAAATTTTATTACTTTCGGAATATTCTTGATTATTTTTATTCCTATTACTTCAAAGCTAAATGTTTTAGAAGGAATGGTTCCTGCTTCAGTATTATCAACTCATTTACTATTGGCAGATAAAATTAACATAAGCTGGATTACTAATGAATTTTTAATCACCTTTATTGCCATAGGGGTAGCTTCTATAGCAAACTTATTTATGCCTTCCTATGAGAAGAAGTTTAATGAAGATAGGGAATATATTGAAGAAGGATATAAAAAAATATTAATGAAGATGTCTAAATCCTTAATAACCTATACGATAGATATAGACGAAGGGAAGCTAATGGAAGATATAGAAAAAAGACTACATTCTGCTTTAGAGAATTCATATAAAATTGCTAACAATAGGTTTTCAAAAGGGAGCTCGTATTATGTAGAATATATTAATATGAGAATAACTCAATTTGATATAATAAAAAAATTAAGAAGTCATTTTGAAAAATTTTATATGTCTTTTGAACAAACTCATATGATTGCAAAACTAACTAAAAAAGTTGCTGATCAATTACATGAAAGTAATGATTGTAAAGAGTTATTGGAGGATGTAGAAATATTAAAAAAAGATTTTAAAATAATGGCTTTGCCTAAAACACGAGAAGAATTTGAAAATAGAGCTCAATTATTGCAGTTTATTAATGATTTAGAAGATTTGTTAAAAGTAAAAAGAAATTTCGTTATAAATAACGAAAATAAAAATTCAAAATAA
- a CDS encoding aldo/keto reductase gives MERIKLSEDLSISRIVHGYWRLLDWNMSNEDVLKLLEATYDLGITTVDHADIYGSYLCEERFGKVLSLKKGLREKLEIVTKCGIKLVSENRPENKSHCYDTSKEHIIKSVERSLKNFNTDYIDLLLIHRVDPLLNPEEVVEAFNKLYKEGKVRNFGVSNFLPPQFNMLNSYLDRKLVTNQIEVSPLYLDHIENGTLDLMLEKRVHPMAWSPLAGGRIFKGQDETSIRVRKALNKVKEEVGAKGIDEVVYAWILMHPSKIAPIVGSGNFDRIKASVDGTKIKLTRDQWFEIYVAGRGVDVP, from the coding sequence ATGGAAAGAATTAAATTAAGTGAAGACTTATCAATTTCTAGAATTGTTCATGGTTATTGGAGACTATTAGATTGGAATATGTCTAATGAAGATGTTTTAAAATTGTTAGAAGCTACCTATGATTTAGGTATTACAACTGTAGATCATGCAGATATTTATGGAAGCTATTTATGTGAAGAAAGATTTGGAAAAGTTTTATCTTTAAAAAAAGGATTAAGAGAAAAGTTAGAAATAGTAACTAAATGTGGAATAAAACTTGTTTCAGAAAATAGGCCTGAAAATAAAAGTCATTGTTATGATACAAGTAAGGAACATATAATAAAGTCAGTTGAAAGATCACTTAAAAACTTTAATACAGATTATATAGATTTGCTGCTTATTCATAGAGTTGATCCACTTCTTAATCCAGAAGAAGTTGTAGAAGCCTTTAATAAATTATATAAAGAAGGAAAGGTTAGAAATTTCGGTGTTTCAAATTTTCTTCCTCCTCAATTTAATATGTTAAATTCTTATTTAGACAGAAAACTTGTAACAAATCAAATTGAAGTATCACCATTATATTTAGACCATATTGAAAATGGAACTTTAGATTTAATGTTAGAAAAAAGAGTTCATCCAATGGCTTGGTCACCACTTGCGGGTGGCAGAATATTTAAAGGGCAAGATGAAACTTCAATAAGAGTTAGAAAAGCTTTAAATAAAGTAAAGGAAGAAGTTGGGGCAAAGGGAATTGATGAGGTAGTTTATGCATGGATTTTAATGCATCCAAGTAAAATAGCACCAATAGTTGGTTCAGGTAACTTCGATAGAATTAAGGCATCAGTAGATGGAACTAAAATTAAGCTTACAAGAGATCAATGGTTTGAAATATATGTTGCAGGAAGAGGAGTAGATGTTCCGTAG